The segment gttggcctgaagaaccagatggcgggggtgccgaggcaccaggtcccaatgttcgcacaacggaactcacgagtgggctggtaaagcaccagtcgaagagacggttgaagacgcgaatacctgtctgccgaagaggggacaggggagctcccatggcctaagaaggcaggaaggagagggactagccaaatggacgcacctcgcgctgagcgctcgatccccggggcagaccgccgaaggggtgtgcgccggggaagatcgagacgcgacagcgggtgcccttcaggcagatggctgcaacccagccctggagacggaaacatacttgtatgtgcgtcgtcgtgagcatgtgtgccgacagcctaagaagggatcggaacagagctccatccagggcggatgttaacccaccactctaactggacacgtgaagtcaggactcttatcaaaccccgacctcgtcccggctggagagacaggctggatcgcgtccttcgccagtaggaacgcgacctccgcaggcagaacagaggcacgcctgttgctgaataaagaatgtaaggggtacctgtgagtctgggcggacgcctggagccggctcgtaccgtccgtatcaaccagtgtagtggtatcaagggaacgttgaccggcgtgaccgtggtggggcagcctggggaaagacagggaaggagacaaaacccagaaggataaacgtcctggagaagtgtctaactgcactaagcagtgcttacctacttccctggttcctgcgctggcgacatccggtcccgagtctggttccgaggagtggaagtgctgctcaggaaggaaactcggggccggggccccagaggtgagaaggctgggtctttctgtgatttcaaatgaccggctaagtcccgcttccagcgggagtgccgacagagtagctctctccacctccgggggtgctcgcatcaggggcgcttcgaagctcgcctgcgagggtcttccgtcgcaggaccctgagaggcgagcggcgtccctctcccacgggcggcttgacgtcggctgcgagcctggatcgtgtggctcagcaggggacgccCTCGgtgacgggcaggcggaggcgggggcccaggcggcggaatggtaacttcgcggcggggcaggatatgttggacggcctccgtctgcctctggaccgttggagcgccagaggagatgcccagcccgaacgacggggaggcgtactgctctggcatgtgggcgccgcgccgcgggaagagatgtgtcaccgtctgactctccctctgatgctgtgacagacatctcatcctctgcaggagcaccgaaggagacgctcagcccgccaggcggggaagcgtctgctgcggaaactcaacgggaccgcgctgagatagagaggtccgcagggctttttgagccggcggaacgctgtctatcgtaatttgaatgtccccccccgcgccccaccgcggtggccgaagagcataggcggctcaacggctgaccacgggagggaggcggggggagccagctcgcgaacgagcggcgggacttcagcgtggtcatggtcatgctttcaccacatgaaccattcatgagcaccaccccagtgtgctcaaagcctaaacacgtgaggcagcgctcatgtccgttcgctgaggagaggaaactaccacatccagaaacgcacggccgaaaagacatccttaaaagaacgtctaaaacggccgctagaaattgctcttttgtgatcccggtttgcccagggaggcgccgcggggcaatgcactcgccggggctgctcgctggaatgcaaaaaggctttatatggccgtgaaaacggccgcccgcgggaccgcgctggcggctgccaaacaatgctctttctgtgaaacactcttttagttatggcagcgcagcagcaggagggagcatgaactctgaagaactcttctcggctgtttagaggctcgacacatcggctctgaaagcaaaagtctgactgagtggtgcgcgcagccatcttatatacccgtatgtacgggggcgtggccggcgcgcacatccactcgccaattttcaattggcctttttaataaggctcagaggtgatcggtctctcaggcgagatcccaatgtaacgtcgaagtgattcgactgaaggggtaactatgtccacactgaccacaaatatacggtttctctcctgtgtggattctcatgtgattCTTAAAGCTGTCTTTGCGtgagaagctctttccacactgttggcaggtgaacggACTCTCTCCAGAATGACATCGCACATGAGTGTTTAGGTTTCCTTTATGTATAAAACCCTGTCCACAGTGAGGGCAAGtgtaaggcctctctccagtgtgagttctcctGTGGACTGTAAGGCCTTCTTTCTTAGAGAatgtttttccacactgttggcagatgtaaggcttctctccattgtgaattttcatgtggacgtTAAGGGTTCGGGTTTGGTCAAAGGTCTTGCCACACTCTTGGCAAGTGAAACCCTTTTTAGTTCCATTCTTTCGAACTCTTTTTCGTGAGAAATACTTTTGAGTCTGTGAGCAAGCAGAAgtttctccagttatgaaatcgTCATGTTCCTCATAGTAATATTTATCCtccatttcattcagttcttcactctcctctttcagcccCATCAGGTCTAAGGGAAAAAGAGTCAAATACAAGTTAACACCAGTTTCATGGCACAAAACAGCTGGTTTCTGCACCGACTAAGTCAGatcgagctttattgccaagtatttTTGCTCAGCTCTTTTTCagctaaatgctgttttttttttctttgtaaaagaatcaaagaatactgaaaaaataatggtacacaactgtttttaacactgatgaaGTCTGAAATgtgtcttaaacagcaaatcagcatattgattcCGGAATGATCTggaagactggaataataatgtaaattcagctttgccattataaattacattttacatttttattcaaataaaaaatgttattacaaatggttaaaatatttcataatattactgttcttATTCAGTAATTCAACCTTGGTGactttacaagtcttactgatcccaatgttgttgttttttagaaGTCATCAAGACTGctttaatttaatcaaaaatacagaaaaaaactatgatacagcaaaatgttattacaatattcctgtgatacaaagctgatttttcatcagctgttactccaatcGTAAGTAGCCTAATTTTTcattagaattataaatatttttggatatttatgtgattatttttttcaggattctttgatgaataaaaagttaaaaagaacagcatttagtcaaaatataaatcttttctaacaatataaatttaTGCTATCATGTTTTATTCATTCAATATATCCTTGGTGAATGAAAGCATTaacttctttcaaataaaaaaagaaaaaaaatttactgactcCAAAATTTTGAACATATTAGATATGTAatattgtttgaaaaaaaaaaaactctcaggTATCGAAAAattttaagcaacacaactgtttccagcactgataataaagcaGTATATttcgtgtatatatatattagggccgggactcgattaaaaaaattaatctaattaatcagaggctttgtaattaattaatcgaaattaatcgcattttaatcgcatataaatatttgacctaaaaacagtgagaagtaagtcttttcatatggatttttagtataccattgaataatgactgaatacataaacttaagcaacaaaatattgtttatttttgttcaaccaagtccaacagaccagtgcaatattgccattaagtgtagcaataggatacagcgtttcccctaggtttccatacttttttttctcggtactttaccctactttgtgtagtaacatttatttaacataaaacatttatttcagtgaacaaataaatcaaaaactctctattttaacattttgaacaatagggctttactttaataaaaaaaaatagacaaatttacgtggtattccgcgctatagtaaattcggtccgagtccgcgatccagtccgtgttttcttggaggagacattgtaaacgcgcccccctaagataatggtagggaaaACACAGGGATATTTAGACATATAgaagcctacatttcagaaattcaggtaccctataggtagacagaccttctgtaaaagcattaaggtgatacttgaggctcgatgtgctgcggggatatgcgcattcctttgtctaaacgctagttgttgctccagtataatcggtccgccgctgaaactcattcagtgagaaacgttccgcggtgcaaaattaagtgcgattaaaatgcgttaaaaaaaattaacgcgttaaactCCCGGCCCAAATATATACAGTTGGGAACGAAAGTTTGGGCACCCCAGGTAAAAGTTTGTATTAATGTGCTTAAAGAAGCCAAGGAAAGATGGAGAAATCTCCAAAAGGCGTCAAATTACAGATTAGAcattcttataatatgtcaaaaaaagttagattttattTCCATCATTCACACTTTCAAaataacagaaaacaaaaaatggCGTCTGCAAAAGTTTGGGCACCCTGCAGAATTAATATCTTGTACTGCCCCCTTTGGCAAGTATCACAGCTTGTAAACGCTTTTTGTAGCCAGCCAAGAGTCTTTCAGTTCTTGTTTGAGGTATCTTTGCCCATTCTTCCTTACAAAAGTCTTCCAGTTCTTTGAGATTTCTGGCCTGTCTGTCACACACTGCTCTTTTAAGGTCTATCCATAGATTTTCAATTATGTTGAAGTCAGGAGATTGTGAAGGCCATGGCAAAACCTTCAGTTTACGCCTCTTGATGTAATCCACCGTGGATTTTGAGGTGTGTTTAGGATCATTATCCATTTGTAGAAGCCATCCTCTCTTTAACTTCAGCTTTTTTACTGATGGCATCAAGTTTCCATCCAAAATTTGCTGAAATTTTATTGAATCCATTTTTCCTTCTACTTTCGAAAAGTTCCCTGTGACACTGGCTGCAATACAACCCCAAAGCATGATTGATCCACCCCCATGCTTAACAGTTGGACAGAGGTTCTTTTCATTAAATTCTGTGCCCTTTCTTCTCCAAATGTACCTTTACTCATTccggccaaaaagttctattttaaCCTCATCGGTCCACAGAacttgtttccaaaatgcatcagcCTTGTCTATATGTTCATTTGCAAAGTTCAAACACTGAGTTTTGTGGTGAGGACGTAGAAGAGGTTTTCTTCTGATGACTCTTCCATGAAGACCATATTTGTACAAGTATCTCTTTATAGTGGAATAGTGTACCACAACTCCAGTGTCTGCCAGATCTTTCTGTAGGGATCGTGCAGTCAAACGTGGGTTTTTGAATTGCTTTTCTCACAATCCTGCGAGCTGTTCTGATATTTTTCTTGGTCTTCCAGATCTTGCTTTAACTTCCACTGTTCTTGATGACTGCCATTTATTAATTACATTCCGAACAGAGGATATTGGCATCTGAAAACGCTTTGCTATCTTCTTATAGCCTTCTCCTGCTTTGTGAGTGTCAACTATTTTCAGTTTCAGTTCTCTAGACAACTGCTTAGAAGAACCCATGGTGCTGATTGTTGGGGCAAAGTCAGATGAGTCTGGGCATTTTAAACCTTTGAGATTGACATCACCTGGTCTTTCCATACGATGATTGAGAACAGTCCATGACACTGTCAGGTCTCAGCTTTCCAAAGGGGGCAGTATATGCTATAAAATCTGCAGGGTGCCCAAACTTTTGCAGACgcctttttttgttttctgttattTTGAAAGTGTAAATGATGGAaataaaatctaactttttttgacatattattaGAATGTCTAATCTGTAATTTGATGCCTTTTGGAGATTTTTCCATCTTTCTTTGGCTTCTTGATGCACATTAATACAAATTTTTACCTGGGGTGCCCAAACTTTCGAtccccactgtatatatatatatatatatatatatatatagtggtttctaaaggatcatgtcacactgactgaacactggagtaatgatgttaaaataaaaatttcagttaaaatatttcagctttgatcagaaataaattccatttttaatgtCTATTAAAATATAAGAAAGCTGTTTTACTTCATAATACTATGTCACAATATAACATCTGTCTGATGGGAAACAAAGTTGTGTTTACAAGTCACtgttactaataaaaaaagaagaggaaAAAGTCAATTATGATCAATACATGTAAAGTTAACGTGcagaattattataaatattgtcGGTTGTAGTacatacttttataatgatactgTACAGTCTGTAGTCTCTAGTCTCATATATTGTCtgtattacatgttttttttctaacACCAGTCAAGAGTCATGCTCCTAATTTCACTGTATGCAGAAACACACAAAGACAATAAAGGCTTGTAATTCAAttccatttaaaagttttatttagatatttcaaataaagcctaaaacatcatggctttcaactattaaagctaaaaaaaatgttCTCATGCAAATACATCAGTTGACcacaaatttgttaataaaatataaaaagtaaagataatgtattaataaaaaaagtaacatttaataatgattcaaagcaaaatgatcattaactactgaaagtaaaagtaaaactaATGAGATTGATTTCTCTCCTACAAATTAACCAGTAGGGGTGGacatacatatacagtacatgccagaccagtatgtgtaAATCTGCCAGAGATATTCTGCATGACTGTGTATAGCAGATGATTGAATAAAATGATTCTCATGTGCAGTGCAATGATATGGTTAATTTCCAgggtggatcctctcatgtatctTCAGATCtgatgactgactaaatctcttgttgcagtgtgagcatttaCTGTTTAAGGTGTCTCTCCAGTGTGGttcatctcatgtattttcaaaAGAACTGACttactaaatctcttgttgcagtgtgaacactcataaggtttctctccagtgtggatcatctcatgtattttcagagatGATGATTGATTAAATCTcgtgttgcagtgtgaacactcttaaggtttctctccagtgttgtagagaattttggttagctcaaagaatttaagatgatcaatatatgtgtgtatatgcatgagactgttcctctcatcacatatacactgcaaactccaccaggtcttataaccaatgaataggatgaaatgagttatttaaaacatacatttcagtcagggaaagtagtttaactcacaggaaatcgtgtataataatcgtcattaaatatacgcaatttccagtttctgatcagtaacagtaataacgatatcgactggtttctttgtccagcaaattattcagcgatacccattactctgacgttggcccgtcgtcacggcaacgcgttttttactaaccagaacggagttaaaacaattgaacagaatagggcttaaggtagcaatatgagatcgaaacagtttaagtgactttgtaatgtaagcattcagcacagagaatcattatatgtgaatatatggttgtttattaaactattctacttacaaacgatcgcacatagacaaacgtacataaaacacaaatagacagagaacgcgtgagagagagagagtgagagagagagagtaagagagagagagagagagtaagagagagagagagacagaaagtgagtttgcaaagggacaggaatgaaacggttctgaacatcctgaaatcgtttcttttataaaacgccttaaacgcagctatctacgtttgtagaaaggaggatacttgcaagcttgttgttgttgtgcattgttccgtttgtgttcagttcagaaagtcctttccagttccttgagagtattgcaggcctcatcatctcctccgctaggtgagacccccccccccccatggatctggggggaggtgcgggtgacgtgtctttgtgtcccgaaggcaagcgcaagagagagatgaggcaaggtttataaacctgtaggtcgttcacgcccacagttggaccttgaccaatccggttgatctgagttttggagggaagattgaaagtctttgtctctcacaatggggtttcgcatgtggaagctgattggttgtttggccacaaaactttcaaaagttcaataatacatataaagcaaggagttattaagatgccacaaacattaacatttagggaataataaatgctgctcatagacaccaaacatgatctatgaatcttctcggttgactgagtgattctaaacgtgagtcttagcatgcacaatgattcacctattgcggattaatgtttgaggccgacatacataacagaaacaacgatataagaaaaggtaacacattgatatgtgtacatttctatataactgtatgtgggactgtatgtctgaataaggaaagtgtatctgcatttctgtaagagtcttatcttgatggtggggggatgagttggatagtgaacaaaggtctggctcatagcacataggtgttaatcatgggggagaagtcatttaaggaatataactagttatttcatgtctgattggctccatgcactacagtgtggatcctctcatgtattttcagatcggttgcagtgtgaacacttataaggtctCTATCcattgtggatcctctcatgtgttttcaaaagaACTGAtagactaaatctcttgttgccgtgtgaacactcataaggtttctctccagtgtggatcctctcatgtattttcagatatgatgattgattaaatctcttgttgcagtgtgaacactcataaggtttctctccagtgtggatcctctcatgtattttcagatctgttgcagtgtgaacacttataaggtctCTATCcattgtggatcctctcatgtgttttcaaaagaACTGATTGACTAAATCTctttttgcagtgtgaacactcataaggtttctctccagtgtggatcatctcatgtattttcagatctgttgcagtgtgaacacttataaggtctCTATCcattgtggatcctctcatgtgttttcaaaagaactgattgactaaatctcttgttgcagtgtgaacacttataatgtttctctccagtgtggatcctctcatgtattttcagatctgttgcagtgtgaacatttATAAGGTCTCTATCcattgtggatcctctcatgtgttttcaaaaaaACTgattgactaaatctcttgttgcagtgtgaacactcttaaggtttctctccagtgtggatcctctcatgtgttttcaaaagaactgattgactaaatctcttgttgcagtgtgaacactcttaaaggttgtatcagcgatttctagcctaaaacataagtgtcaatttcagcttacctttcttcaggatctgctcgctgcctgccccataaattgtctgtgaaaaaaccgcgtctctctggtcagcctagggtccgagatatgccaaaaaaaacaatcggcactaccaacctttccccacaaaaacaaacagtgttccaaccaatcagcgtcaggggtttggtgttgtggactttcgctccgcctccctcacatccctgcaccagtaggaaagcccacaacaccaaccccctgacgctgattggttggaacactgtttggttatctgtggtgtgttgatagcgccgattgtttttttggcatatctcggaccctaggctgaccagagagacgcagttttttcacagacaatttatggggcaggcagcgagcggatcgtgatgaaaggtaagctgaaatcgacactttatgttttaggctagaaatcgctgatacaacctttaaggtttctctccagtgtggatcctctcatgtattttcagatctgttgcagtgtgaacacttataaggtctCTATCcattgtggatcctctcatgtgttttcaaaagaactgattgactaaatctcttgttgcagtgtgaacactcataaggtttctctccagtgtggatcctctcatgtgttttcaaaagaacttattgactaaatctcttgttgcaatgtgaacactcataaggtttctttccagtgtggatcctctcatgtattttcagagatgatgattgattaaatctcttgttgcagtgtgaacactcataaggtttctctccagtgtggatcctctcatgtattttcagagatgatgattgattaaatctcttgttgcagtgtgaacactcataaggtttctctccagtgtggatcatctcatgtattttcagagatgatgattgattaaatctcttgttgcagtgtgaacactcttaaggtttctctccagtgtggattctctcatgtattttcagatctgttgcagtgtgaacacttataaggtctCTATCcattgtggatcctctcatgtgttttcaaaagaactgattgactaaatctcttgttgcagtgtgaacacacataaggtttctctccagtgtggatcctctcatgtattttcagagatgatgattgattaaatctcttgttgcagtgtgaacactcttaaggtttctctccagtgtggatcctctcatgtattttcagacatGCTgattgactaaatctcttgttgcagtgtgaacactcttaaggtttctctccagtgtggatcctctcatgtattttcagacatGCTgattgactaaatctcttgttgcagtgtgaacacttataaggtttctctccagtgtggatcctctcatgtattttcagatatgatgattgattaaatctcttgttgcagtgtgaacactcataaggtttctctccagtgtggatcctctcatgtattttcagatctgttgcagtgtgaacacttataaggtctCTATCcattgtggatcctctcatgtgttttcaaaagaACTGATTAACTAAATCTctttttgcagtgtgaacactcataaggtttctctccagtgtggatcatctcatgtattttcagatctgttgcagtgtgaacacttataaggtctCTATCcattgtggatcctctcatgtgttttcaaaagaactgattgactaaatctcttgttgcagtgtgaacactcataaggtttctctccagtgtggatcatctcatgtattttcagagatGCTgattgactaaatctcttgttgcagtgtgaacacttataatgtttctctccagtgtggatcctctcatgtattttcagatctgttgcagtgtgaacacttataaggtctCTATCcattgtggatcctctcatgtgttttcaaaataACTgattgactaaatctcttgttgcagtgtgaacactcataaggtttctctccagtgtggatcatctcatgtatttTCGGAGATGATGattgattaaatctcttgttgcagtgtgaacactcataaggtttttctccagtgtggatcatctcatgtattttcagagatgatgattgattaaatctcttgttgcagtgtgaacacacataaggtttctctccagtgtggatcctctcatgtattttcagagatgatgattgattaaatctcttgttgcagtgtgaacactcttaaggtttctctccagtgtggatcctctcatgtattttcagacatGCTgattgactaaatctcttgttgcagtgtgaacactcataaggtttctctccagtgtggatcctctcatgtattttcagagatGATGATTGAtcaaatctcttgttgcagtgtgaacactcttaaggtttctctccagtgtggatcatctcatgtattttcagagatGATGATTGAtcaaatctcttgttgcagtgtgaacactcttaaggtttctctccagtgtggatcatctcatgtattttcagagatgatgattgattaaatctcttgttgcagtgtgaacactcttaaggtttctctccagtgtggatcctctcatgtgttttcaaaagaactgattgactaaatctcttgttgcagtgtgaacactcataaggtttctctccagtgtggatcctctcatgtattttcagatctgttgcagtgtgaacacttataaggtctCTATCcattgtggatcctctcatgtgttttcaaaagaactgattgactaaatctcttgttgcagtgtgaacactcataaggtttctctccagtgtggatcctctcatgtattttcagagatGATGATTGAtcaaatctcttgttgcagtgtgaacactcttaaggtttctctccagtgtggattctctcatgtattttcagacatGCTgattgactaaatctcttgttgcagtgtgaacacttataaggtttctctccagtgtggatcctctcatgtattttcagatctattgcagtgtgaacacttataagtcTCTATCcattgtggatcctctcatgtgttttcaaaagaactgattgactaaatctcttgttgcagtgtgaacactcataaggtttctctccagtgtggatcctctcgtgtattttcagatatgatgattgattaaatctcttgttgcagtgtgaacactcataaggtttctc is part of the Garra rufa chromosome 1, GarRuf1.0, whole genome shotgun sequence genome and harbors:
- the LOC141339512 gene encoding uncharacterized protein gives rise to the protein MEFVKVESEENTSELETWRIKQEEPEHLRIKQEEPEPLRIKQEEPEPLRIKQEEQGDLMGLKEESEELNEMEDKYYYEEHDDFITGETSACSQTQKYFSRKRVRKNGTKKGFTCQECGKTFDQTRTLNVHMKIHNGEKPYICQQCGKTFSKKEGLTVHRRTHTGERPYTCPHCGQGFIHKGNLNTHVRCHSGESPFTCQQCGKSFSRKDSFKNHMRIHTGEKPYICGQCGHSYPFSRITSTLHWDLA